The Geotalea uraniireducens Rf4 genome window below encodes:
- a CDS encoding CxxxxCH/CxxCH domain c-type cytochrome encodes MIWAMLLSAMFLSAGTAEASLVCYDCHGTRSTGDYRPIDASYRNISTGGFQGTHRNHLPLNANGESCTPCHPGSGAYTTSHRDGLIQLSNNIKNSPLPAVYNHYTTPFPQTPSPSLGSCTNANCHFESVTPTWGSASLIAPAGCSTCHVSPPGDGNHPASSGAGKKHGDYFGTDTGSCGKCHIDHTSEAKPFAHATSAGKRPLIVQFTAAPNDNGSYSGVVSYPEYLPSRNPSRNGTCTNLYCHSDGSGGVAKTTAVWGGTLDCAGCHDSAGDTTSLSGRHGKHTGNSGYAFTCERCHKGTVSGNDAIVDITKHVNKTKDIVFKEGGNFNSTDKGCSNTYCHSNAAGGPPTIPVKWTDTASMKCYSCHRGRTVDNTATDCAQLGGTWDAAKGFCTPYLNMTSNGHSRLVGPQWIRKYPCSYCHNATLDSSGNIIDRTRHVNGVKDVVIAPQWAIVGRPAPGYDPNDKVCDNVYCHSDGTTNPEDVRHFAWTAPKTDCNSCHGHPRGTCSNAGCHDGRVDVSGKVWTIKTGWTAGQEWKAATPMFPNQGTGTARANSHQRHTDTNFTCDQCHAATITNGICTDCHAAGIPAGSMTEVSHLNGNFHVNKTKDVVFKQGGSYNQVNKTCSNTACHSGGTDPQWGGSVNSAVICLTCHGTTGPDVDSFGFNIYSTQTKINLTEWVTNGHGRPTSAGPYPSSGNPAANFPGNPCWYCHDNNVLHNDANNPFRLRQHAQFANRFEKECVYCHMVGLDSECLSCHDNSESLAPQLTSLAEDPSAQWPDGTVAPRPDHRGMTGGGTSCLTSSCHYVDPADPTNDLKRHNAGAGGWSAAQQTDVKNQYTMMGVCLKCHDDDTGGKCTSCHTAPPDNPMKYTLGFDPCTGFIKPQIARASSVHFGYKHNREYLQDGIWKGGKFCWDCHDPHGDSNIYMIQNKVATSTEGTFGIPRTRADVVFTRKQSGLDYARITAPYNGICNVCHSAGSQHYRVDGGDGHNASRVCTTCHEHRFTDSHADDQPCNTCHLNKPVPRHSAFGLPRDCTKCHSGTIGMRMDVMGQMKANSHHVQGVTVTNKHCYSCHWESTPEGLIDVKHHRGYNYKNYSSVKNASVDLVVWGPGVRPSIYKLYTTAVQFLASNIGTANERTESAKLTNVCISCHSDQNNDTQPFNDCKTPRQYAWDLQSVAARYSQTGTTTWGKYNSTTYPSANQKDKVIKAFSAHGNAASNQGGYDPANGFDAAIPNTRGGGQNVQCFDCHSSHGSKVVGVTSSYVTFNGTQNGANLKETQAGKGGYSMSYKASANAATGAVNPYNAGAGQCFDCHMNQNAGITPWGYQSTFGATAPIKEYMDPDRFGAATPAYMQRYPYKTKPTAGGHLKASSFLNHTTAAQNKINGLCTPCHDPHGVSPSLGAKQAYAIPMLKGTWMTSPYKEDAALLDTNNPPGGQPVPDPTPGVYTDQKTFGGARISEDDSRFAGLCLRCHYKNNLTDGINKNQPWKSVDRIHESVKGWGANTQHSYSCSKCHMPHASGLPRLMMTNCLDFKHRGRVASGGQAGSNSAAFYYWFDDQQVRSGSFPRGFEQAGVNCHPTGAWPDNSWNAVTPW; translated from the coding sequence ATGATTTGGGCCATGTTGCTGTCGGCCATGTTTTTGTCAGCCGGAACGGCGGAAGCGTCATTGGTGTGCTACGACTGTCATGGGACACGAAGCACAGGAGACTACCGGCCTATTGATGCTTCTTATCGAAACATTTCAACCGGCGGATTTCAGGGAACCCATCGCAACCATCTTCCTCTCAATGCCAATGGCGAGAGTTGCACACCCTGCCATCCCGGGAGCGGTGCATATACCACCAGCCACCGGGACGGGCTGATACAACTATCCAACAACATCAAGAACTCTCCCTTGCCCGCCGTATACAACCATTACACCACTCCCTTTCCCCAGACTCCATCTCCCTCGCTCGGCTCCTGTACCAATGCCAATTGCCATTTCGAGTCAGTGACGCCGACCTGGGGGAGCGCATCTTTGATTGCACCGGCCGGATGCAGCACGTGTCACGTCTCGCCGCCGGGAGACGGCAATCATCCAGCGTCAAGCGGCGCCGGCAAAAAGCACGGTGATTACTTCGGCACGGACACCGGCAGTTGCGGCAAGTGTCACATCGATCACACCAGCGAAGCCAAACCGTTTGCCCATGCCACCAGCGCCGGCAAACGTCCCTTAATTGTTCAGTTCACAGCCGCCCCCAATGACAACGGCAGTTATAGCGGCGTTGTCAGCTATCCTGAGTATCTTCCCAGCCGGAATCCTTCGAGAAACGGCACCTGCACCAACCTTTACTGTCACAGCGACGGCAGTGGCGGCGTGGCGAAAACCACGGCCGTGTGGGGTGGAACGCTCGATTGCGCAGGCTGCCATGACAGTGCCGGCGATACCACAAGCCTCAGTGGCCGACATGGGAAACATACCGGCAATTCAGGCTACGCCTTTACCTGCGAGCGTTGCCACAAGGGGACCGTAAGCGGTAACGACGCCATCGTTGACATAACCAAGCATGTCAACAAAACTAAAGATATAGTTTTCAAGGAAGGCGGAAACTTTAACAGTACGGATAAAGGTTGCAGCAATACCTATTGCCACAGCAACGCTGCCGGTGGTCCTCCAACGATTCCCGTTAAATGGACTGATACCGCGTCGATGAAATGTTACTCCTGCCATAGGGGGCGGACGGTTGACAACACGGCGACTGACTGCGCACAGTTGGGCGGGACCTGGGATGCCGCAAAGGGGTTCTGCACTCCCTACCTGAATATGACCTCCAACGGCCATAGCAGACTGGTAGGTCCGCAATGGATCCGCAAGTATCCCTGCAGCTACTGCCACAACGCCACGCTTGATTCGTCCGGCAACATCATCGACAGGACCCGGCATGTAAATGGCGTGAAGGATGTGGTGATCGCCCCGCAATGGGCGATCGTCGGCAGACCTGCACCTGGCTACGACCCGAACGACAAGGTCTGTGACAACGTCTACTGTCACAGCGACGGTACTACAAACCCTGAAGACGTTCGCCATTTTGCCTGGACCGCACCCAAAACCGATTGCAACAGCTGTCATGGCCATCCGCGGGGAACGTGTTCCAATGCCGGTTGTCACGACGGCAGGGTTGACGTTTCAGGCAAGGTATGGACCATCAAAACCGGCTGGACAGCAGGTCAGGAGTGGAAGGCGGCGACCCCCATGTTCCCCAACCAGGGTACTGGGACGGCCCGGGCCAACTCCCACCAGCGTCACACGGACACCAATTTTACCTGCGACCAGTGCCATGCGGCGACCATAACCAACGGCATCTGTACCGATTGCCACGCCGCAGGCATTCCTGCCGGCAGCATGACCGAAGTATCCCATTTGAACGGCAACTTCCACGTCAACAAAACCAAGGATGTGGTTTTCAAACAGGGTGGTTCGTATAACCAGGTCAACAAAACCTGCTCCAATACCGCCTGCCATTCGGGGGGTACCGATCCGCAGTGGGGCGGGTCGGTCAACAGCGCGGTCATCTGTCTGACCTGTCACGGGACCACGGGTCCTGATGTGGACAGTTTCGGTTTCAATATATACAGTACCCAGACCAAGATCAATCTGACCGAATGGGTGACCAACGGCCATGGCAGGCCTACTTCTGCCGGTCCGTATCCGTCCAGCGGCAATCCGGCAGCCAACTTCCCCGGTAATCCCTGCTGGTACTGCCATGACAATAATGTGCTTCATAATGACGCGAACAATCCATTCCGACTGCGACAGCATGCCCAGTTCGCCAATCGTTTCGAGAAGGAGTGTGTTTACTGCCATATGGTCGGGCTCGACAGCGAATGCCTTTCCTGTCATGACAATAGCGAGTCCCTGGCGCCACAGCTTACCTCGTTAGCTGAAGATCCTTCCGCACAATGGCCTGACGGCACTGTTGCACCCCGTCCGGACCACAGGGGCATGACCGGAGGTGGCACGTCATGTCTGACTTCTTCCTGCCATTATGTTGATCCCGCTGATCCGACTAATGACCTTAAGCGGCATAACGCGGGAGCAGGGGGGTGGTCGGCCGCACAGCAGACCGATGTGAAGAATCAGTACACGATGATGGGGGTCTGCCTGAAGTGCCACGACGACGATACCGGCGGAAAATGCACAAGTTGCCATACGGCACCGCCCGACAATCCCATGAAGTACACCCTCGGTTTCGACCCCTGCACCGGATTCATCAAGCCCCAGATAGCGCGGGCATCATCGGTCCACTTCGGCTACAAGCACAACCGGGAATACCTGCAAGACGGCATCTGGAAGGGTGGCAAATTCTGCTGGGACTGTCACGACCCCCACGGCGACAGCAACATCTACATGATTCAGAACAAGGTCGCCACTTCCACAGAGGGCACTTTCGGCATTCCCCGGACCAGGGCAGACGTGGTCTTTACCAGAAAGCAGAGCGGGCTGGATTATGCCCGAATCACCGCCCCCTACAACGGTATCTGCAATGTCTGTCATTCCGCGGGAAGCCAGCATTACCGGGTCGATGGCGGCGATGGCCACAACGCCAGCAGGGTCTGTACCACCTGTCACGAACATCGATTCACCGACAGCCATGCCGATGACCAGCCGTGCAATACCTGTCATCTGAACAAGCCTGTGCCGCGCCATTCGGCATTCGGTCTGCCGCGGGACTGCACCAAGTGCCACAGCGGCACCATCGGCATGCGTATGGATGTCATGGGGCAGATGAAGGCCAATTCCCATCACGTCCAGGGTGTAACGGTCACCAACAAGCACTGTTACTCCTGCCATTGGGAGTCCACTCCCGAAGGGCTCATCGATGTCAAACACCACAGGGGGTATAACTACAAGAACTATTCATCGGTCAAGAATGCTTCAGTTGATCTCGTTGTATGGGGGCCGGGCGTCAGGCCGTCCATCTACAAGTTATACACGACCGCAGTTCAGTTCCTGGCGAGCAACATCGGCACGGCCAACGAGAGGACCGAATCGGCCAAGCTGACCAACGTCTGCATCAGCTGTCACAGCGACCAGAACAACGATACCCAGCCGTTCAACGACTGCAAGACGCCTCGGCAGTATGCCTGGGATCTGCAGAGCGTCGCTGCCCGCTATTCACAGACAGGTACAACTACCTGGGGCAAGTACAACTCCACCACCTATCCTAGCGCCAACCAGAAAGACAAGGTCATCAAGGCTTTCTCGGCACACGGCAATGCAGCATCCAACCAGGGTGGCTATGATCCTGCCAACGGTTTCGACGCAGCGATTCCGAACACGCGCGGCGGGGGGCAGAACGTGCAGTGTTTCGACTGCCACAGTTCCCACGGCTCCAAGGTGGTGGGGGTTACCTCCAGCTATGTCACCTTCAACGGCACACAGAACGGAGCGAACCTGAAGGAGACCCAGGCCGGCAAGGGTGGCTACAGCATGAGCTACAAGGCATCGGCCAATGCCGCTACAGGAGCAGTAAATCCTTACAATGCCGGGGCCGGTCAATGCTTCGACTGTCACATGAACCAGAATGCGGGCATCACCCCATGGGGGTATCAATCAACCTTCGGCGCGACTGCGCCGATCAAGGAGTATATGGATCCGGACAGATTTGGCGCTGCTACGCCTGCTTACATGCAGCGGTATCCATATAAAACAAAGCCGACTGCGGGTGGTCACCTCAAAGCGTCAAGCTTCCTGAACCATACGACGGCCGCACAGAACAAGATCAACGGTCTCTGCACGCCGTGCCACGATCCGCACGGGGTGAGTCCGTCGCTGGGTGCGAAACAGGCTTATGCCATCCCGATGCTGAAGGGGACCTGGATGACCTCGCCATACAAGGAAGATGCGGCTTTGTTGGACACCAATAACCCTCCGGGCGGTCAGCCGGTCCCTGATCCCACACCCGGCGTCTACACCGATCAGAAAACGTTTGGCGGGGCGCGGATAAGCGAAGACGACAGCCGGTTCGCCGGGCTTTGCCTGCGCTGTCATTACAAGAACAACCTGACTGACGGCATCAACAAGAACCAGCCATGGAAGAGCGTGGACCGGATCCACGAATCGGTCAAGGGATGGGGGGCGAACACCCAGCATTCTTATTCATGCTCAAAATGCCACATGCCCCATGCATCAGGCCTCCCCCGTCTCATGATGACAAACTGCCTCGACTTCAAGCACCGTGGGAGAGTGGCGTCAGGTGGGCAGGCGGGTTCCAACAGCGCGGCTTTCTATTATTGGTTTGACGATCAGCAAGTCCGCAGCGGCAGTTTCCCGCGCGGATTCGAGCAGGCAGGGGTGAACTGCCACCCGACCGGCGCCTGGCCGGACAACAGCTGGAATGCGGTGACGCCATGGTAA